One genomic segment of Impatiens glandulifera chromosome 6, dImpGla2.1, whole genome shotgun sequence includes these proteins:
- the LOC124942935 gene encoding putative disease resistance protein RGA4, with protein sequence MADLATLISGLISNLVPLIKDEFKLIYGFDDEVEKLLGTLSAINATLEDAEIKNEWKKDKQTEDWLRKLKGMAYEVRDIMDECTFEDLRLQVKRLNPSSSSTKKKVTNCISHPFSNTRSRRKIGKKIKDVQEKLEKIHLERKNLQLHERAIHDSKIKEDKFTSSWRETMSLSSSKVYGRDEEKKQIIDILLNKSNVGVATEQLSVLPIVGIGGLGKTTFAQMVFNDEEVSKHFDTKIWVCVSDEFDIKLVIKAIIGANNESSLEILKDSIQNKLRGKIYLIVLDDVWNENVCAWDQLRSVLDCGANGSFVLTTTRKRRVAEIMKTIPDFELPALSYDDCWLLFKERAFESGKSKDPNFVNIGKQITRRCNGVPLVAKTLGSHLGFCDDEKEWHRIRDSEIWEISENEEDLMPILRLSYYDLSYQLRRCFAFCAIFPKDTKIEKERLIKLWIAHGLIAPVTNQEVEDVGNRIWKELCWRSFFQDEKENTYWDGTVYTTCITCMMHDLMHDLSQSVMKDECYTMNAKKSSDGLEREIRHVTLMVDQLDQTSVNTSICSLKKIGGLQSMFLYDECGNVTKEILSDLKEYFLSLRVLEVRHCMQYQDLSYVSRLKHLRFLDISNSEITTLPDSICDLFHLQTLKLIKCYMLESLPKI encoded by the coding sequence ATGGCTGATCTAGCAACTCTGATCAGTGGTTTGATTTCAAATTTGGTACCTCTGATTAAGGATGAATTCAAGTTGATTTATGGTTTTGATGATGAGGTTGAAAAGCTATTGGGCACGCTATCTGCAATTAATGCCACACTTGAGGATGCTGAGATAAAGAACGAGTGGAAGAAGGACAAACAAACCGAAGATTGGTTGCGGAAGCTCAAAGGCATGGCATACGAGGTTCGAGACATCATGGATGAGTGCACCTTTGAAGATCTTCGTCTACAAGTCAAAAGGCTTAATCCCTCCTCCTCTTCAACCAAGAAAAAGGTAACCAACTGTATCTCCCATCCTTTTAGCAACACTCGGTCTCGTCGTAAAATTggtaaaaaaattaaggatgtTCAAGAGAAATTAGAAAAGATTCATTTAGAGCGCAAAAATTTACAATTGCATGAACGGGCTATTCATGACTCgaaaataaaagaagacaaGTTTACTAGTAGTTGGCGTGAAACCATGTCTCTTTCTAGTAGTAAAGTATATGGGAGAGATGAGGAGAAGAAACAGATTATTGATATTCTACTCAATAAATCTAATGTTGGTGTTGCTACAGAACAATTATCTGTTCTGCCCATTGTTGGGATTGGGGGTCTTGGTAAAACAACCTTTGCCCAAATGGTCTTCAACGACGAGGAGGTTTCTAAGCATTTTGATACCAAAATATGGGTTTGTGTTTCTGATGAATTTGATATTAAGTTGGTCATCAAAGCCATCATAGGAGCAAATAATGAAAGTTCCTTGGAGATATTGAAGGACTcgattcaaaataaattgagagggaaaatatatttgattgtattgGATGATGTTTGGAATGAAAACGTTTGTGCATGGGATCAGTTGAGATCTGTATTAGACTGTGGAGCAAATGGTTCGTTTGTCCTTACCACGACACGTAAAAGAAGAGTGGCGGAAATCATGAAAACTATTCCAGATTTTGAGTTACCGGCACTCTCTTACGATGATTGTTGGCTACTATTCAAAGAACGTGCATTTGAGTCTGGAAAATCAAAAGATCCAAACTTCGTTAATATTGGTAAACAAATAACTAGAAGATGCAATGGTGTTCCTTTAGTTGCCAAAACATTGGGAAGTCATCTGGGGTTTTGTGACGACGAAAAAGAATGGCATAGAATAAGAGACAGTGAGATATGGGAGATATCCGAAAATGAAGAAGATCTCATGCCTATACTAAGGTTGAGTTACTATGACCTATCTTATCAATTGAGAAGATGCTTTGCGTTTTGTGCTATATTTCCCAAGGATACTAAAATTGAAAAGGAGAGATTAATCAAATTGTGGATAGCTCATGGTTTAATTGCTCCAGTTACAAATCAAGAAGTTGAAGATGTTGGGAATAGAATTTGGAAGGAGTTATGTTGGAGATCCTTTTTTCAAGATGAAAAAGAGAACACATATTGGGATGGTACAGTTTATACAACATGTATAACATGTATGATGCACGATCTTATGCACGATCTTTCGCAATCTGTTATGAAAGATGAATGTTATACGATGAATGCTAAGAAATCAAGTGATGGTTTAGAACGTGAAATTCGTCATGTAACATTAATGGTTGATCAGTTAGACCAAACATCAGTCAATACATCAATTTGTTCTCTTAAGAAAATTGGAGGGTTGCAATCAATGTTTCTCTATGACGAGTGTGGAAATGTCACGAAGGAGATTTTGAGTGACTTGAAGGAATATTTCTTGTCTTTACGTGTCCTTGAAGTAAGACACTGTATGCAATATCAAGATTTGAGTTATGTGAGTCGTCTAAAACATCTTAGATTTTTAGACATTTCTAATAGTGAGATAACAACACTGCCTGATAGTATATGTGATCTCTTTCACTTACAGACTCTGAAACTCATTAAATGTTATATGCTTGAAAGTTTGCCTAAAATATGA
- the LOC124942491 gene encoding uncharacterized protein LOC124942491 encodes MSGYKGVNPPKWVGKSSPSIGSSSSDDSEMMIVLFPLLEILIIIEMNNLRELVSPTTIPSNEAFSNLCKLGISNCPKLGALPVPHLKALKDVCVSGECSDELLYSISNLSALARLTLRNMNKRVLFGAGYMVLMFDDDEIQLRGGGGVRSTFQSLQTLRIWRCSKLRRLFDSGMIMEEESTNGCEKQQKHHHHLQAERTRDLIHSLKELYIRNCWELMISVEEFGNLNSLQSLEIRGCPKLVSSEEEDDFKALLRSLRARLGPIYFSVDIELEKEKEEGEHSRA; translated from the coding sequence ATGAGTGGTTACAAAGGTGTGAATCCCCCTAAATGGGTGGgaaagtcatctccttctattGGTAGTAGCAGCAGCGATGATAGTGAAATGATGATAGTACTATTCCCTTTATTAGAGATACTAATTATTATTGAGATGAATAATTTGAGGGAATTGGTATCTCCTACTACTATTCCTAGTAACGAAGCATTCTCTAATCTATGCAAGTTGGGGATATCTAATTGCCCAAAGCTAGGGGCCTTGCCAGTACCGCATCTGAAAGCACTCAAAGATGTATGTGTTTCAGGTGAATGTTCGGATGAGTTGTTATATAGCATCTCAAATCTTAGTGCTCTCGCTCGTCTCACTCTTAGGAATATGAATAAAAGAGTTTTATTTGGAGCTGGTTATATGGTATTAAtgtttgatgatgatgagatacaattaagaggaggaggaggagtacGCTCAACTTTCCAATCTCTTCAAACTCTGCGTATTTGGAGGTGCAGCAAGTTAAGGCGTTTGTTTGATTCGGGAATGataatggaagaagagagtacTAATGGCTGCGAGAAGCAACaaaagcatcatcatcatcttcaagcAGAAAGAACAAGAGATCTCATCCACTCTCTCAAGGAATTGTATATTCGTAATTGTTGGGAGTTGATGATATCAGTTGAGGAATTTGGAAACCTCAATTCACTACAGAGTTTGGAAATCAGGGGTTGTCCTAAGTTGGTGTCTTCAGAAGAAGAGGACGATTTTAAGGCACTCCTACGTTCCCTTCGAGCAAGACTTGGTCCTATCTACTTCTCTGTAGATATTGaattggaaaaggaaaaggaagaggGAGAGCATAGCAGAGCATAG